The DNA sequence ACCTACACGATGCGCAAGCTGCTGGAGTGGAAGGTCCCGGTGTCCGCCGCGGACTCGGCGGCCTATCTGCACCTGTGGCAGGTCACCGCGCACCTGCTGGGCATCCGCGACGAGTACATCCCCGGCACCTGGGAGGCGGCCGAGGCCCAGTACCGGCAGGTGCTCGACCCGGTGCTCGGCCCCACCCGCGAGGGCGTGGAGCTGACCGACATCCTGCTGCGCCAGCTCGCCGAGCAGACCAGTCCCGGCGGCGTCGACCGCCCCCTGGTCAACGCGCTCGCCCGCTATCTGGTGGGCGATCGGGTGGCCGACTGGGACGGCATCCCCCACGAGCCGTTCTGGGAGAAGGCGATCGCGGCCGCCTGGCCGAAGCTGGTCGCCTTCCGCGAGAAGCTGATCCCGCTGCCGCTGGTGCCGCCGCTGGCCTGGACGATCGACGAGGCCGCCCGCCAGTACATCCTCTTCTACCTCACCAAGGGACGGGGGACCCACATCGAGATCCCCGACACCAACCGTCCCGCCTGAACCACCGTACGGCCCGCGTGTGCACGACGTTCCGATCACGGCACCCCTCACGAAGGAGTACAGGACAGATGGACGGACTCAGCAGGCGCAGGATGTTGGTCACGGGAGGAGCGCTGGGAGCGCTCGGGGCACTGGGGGCGGCCTCGCCGGCCCGGGCCAGGTCCCTGTGGACCTGGGCGCCGAGCGGTTCGGTGGCGGGCAAGGGAGCGGGGGTCGACCCCGACTGGGTCTGGGACGAGGAGGCCGACCCGGTGCTCGCCGCCGTGATCGAGCGCGGTGACGTGGCCAAGGCCAACGAGGCGCTGCGCAAGTGGACCCGCAACGACCAGCCGCTCCCCGACGGCCTCCCCGGCGACCTGCGCGACTTCATGGAGCACGCGCGCCGGCTGCCCTCCTGGACGGACAGGGACAAGCTGGCGGCCGCCGCCCGGTTCACCAAGAAGAAGGGCATCTACACCGGCGCCCTGTACGGGCTGGGCAGCGGGCTGATGAGCACGGCCATCCCCCGGGAGGCGCGCGCCGTCTACTACTCCAAGGGCGGCGCGGACATGAAGGACCGCATCGCCAAGACGGCGCGGCTCGGGTACGACGTCGGGGACCTGGACGCCTACCAGCCGCAGGGCGGGATGATCGTGACCGCCGTGAAGACCCGGCTGGTACACGCGGCCGTACGGCACCTGCTGCCGCAGTCGCCGGGCTGGTCGGCCACCAGCGGCGGGCAGACCATCCCGATCAGCCAGGCCGACGTCATGGTCACCTGGCACAGCCTGGCCACGTTTGTCATGCACAAGATAAAAGACTGGGGCATCCCGGTCAGCACCGCCGAGTCGGACGGCTATCTGCACGTGTGGCAGGTCACCGCCCACATGCTCGGCGTCCTCGACGAGTACATCCCCAACTCGTGGGACGAGGCCAACGCCCAGTCCCGGCAGGTCCTCGACCCGATCCTGGCCTCCACGCCCGAGGGCGACAAGCTGACCGAACTGCTCCTCGACATCGTCGCCGAGCTCGACGCCGGACTCACCCGCCCCCTGATCAACGCCTTCTCCCGGTACACGCTCGGCAACCGGACCGGCGACCTGATCGGACTGGACCGGGAGCCGTTCTGGCAGCCGCTGATCAGCGCCGCCTGGCCGCTGCTGGTGGCCTTCCGCGAGGGCCTCATCCCGCTGCCGCTGGTCCCGGAGGCCGCCTGGACCGTCGAGGAGGCCATCCGCCGGTTCGTGCTGCTGTTCCTGTCCGAGGGACGCGGCATCCACCTGGAGATCCCCGAGACGAACCGCCCCTCCTGAACCACCCGCACCCTGGCGCGCGGGGCCCCGTCTGGCCCAGGCTGGACCCCGCGCCACCGCGACGGCACCGGACACGACCGACCGAGACCGACCGAGACGGGACGATGACGACTTCGCGCAGTGACGGAACGACCGGACCGCCCCCCGCCGGGGCCGGCGGACAGGAGGAACCGCGCACCCTCGGCAGACGCCGGTTCCTCGGCTACGTACTGGCGGCACCGACGCTGACGGCCGCCGCCGAACTCGGCCCCGCGACCGGGGCGCACGCCGCCGTCCCCGCGGCGGACGGTCCGGCGTCCGGGATCCCCTCGCCGGAGATCACCGAACTCGTGGACCTCAACGACGTGATGACGGCGGCGGCCCTGCCCACGTCCGGCCTGATCACGGTCGAGGTGAACCAGGACGGCACGGTCTCCTTCGCGCTGCCGCGCGCCGAGGTGGGCCAGGGCATCACCACCTCCACCGCCATGCTGATCGCCGAGGAACTGTCCGTGCCCGTGGACCGGGTGCGCGTCACCCTCGCCGACGCCCGCCCCGAGCTGCTGTTCAACCAGCTCACCGGCGGCTCCAACACGACCTTCTCCACGTACACCCCGATCCGGGTGGCCGCCGCCGTCGCCCGCGGCCGGCTCCTCCGGGCGGCGGCCGCCGCCTGGGGCACGGACGTCACCGGACTCGCCCTGAAGGACGGGACGGTGACGGGTCCCGGCGGCCGCAGCGCCGGCATCGGCGCGCTGTCCGCGCGGGCGGCGAGCACACGGACCCGGCAGGTGGCCGTGGACCTCAAGCCCCGCGAGGAGTTCACCGTCATCGGCCGGCCGCACACCCGCGTCGACGCCCTCGCCGCGGTCACCGGACGCAAGACGTTCACCATGGACCTGAAGGTGCCGGGCGCCCTGCCGACCATGGTGTGCCGGCCGCCCACCATCAATGGCAGGGTCGGATCGGTGGCCAACCTCGACGAGGTGCGCGGCATGCCGGGCGTCACCGACGTCGTCGTGATCTCCACCGGGGTGGCGGTGCGGGCGCGCACCTTCGGCCGGTGCGTCGACGCCGTGCGCGCCCTGCGCGTGGACTGGCGGCCCGGCACCGCGGCCGGCAAGTCCGACGCGTCCGTCCTGCGCACCCTGCGCGCCGCCGAGATACCGCTCGGGCCACCGCCGTTGACACCCCACGTGGAAGGCTCGTTCACCTTCCACTTCCGCAGCAACAGCGCCCTGGAACCCAACTGCGCCATCGCCGACGTACGCCCCGACCGCGCCGAGGTGTGGGCGAGCCTGAAGGCGCCGATCGTCGCCAAGGAGGCCATCGCCGCCCGGCTCGGCCTGCCGCTGAACGCGGTGACCGTCCATGTCACCGAGGGCGGCGGCTCGTTCGGCCGCAAGCTGTTCCACGACGCCGCCCTGGAGGCCGTGGAGGTCTCCCGGAGGACCGGCAAACCGGTCAAGCTGATGTGGCACCGCGCCGACGACTCCCGCCAGGGCCGCACCCACCCCATGGCCGTCTCCCGGGCGCGCATCGCCTACCTCGGCGACACCGTCCTCGGCTACCGGCAGCGGCACACCAGTGTCGCCACCGACCTCGGCCACGGACTCGGCGAGATCTTCACCGCCCTGGCCGCGAGACTCCCGGTGGGCGACATCGGCTTCTCCGAGACGTTCTTCCAGCTGTCCCAGTCGATGCCCTACGACTTCGGCGTCCACAGCCGGCTGCTGAGCGAGACCGACAAGAGCTTCAACACCGGCAGCATGCGCAACGTCTACTCCCCCGACGTCACCTGCGCCCGTGAACTCCTCGTCGACCGGGTGGCGGAGCGGATGGGCCGGGACCCGTACCGGTTCCGGCACGACTTCCTGCGCGACGACCGGGCCCGCGCCGCGCTGGACAAGGTCGCCGAGGTCGGGCAGTGGGGCCGGACCATGCCGGAGGGCACCGCGCAGGGCATCGCGTTCCACTCCGAGTACCACTCGGTCAGCGCGGTGCTGGTGGAGATCGACTGCCGCCCCGAGACCGTGAACCGGCCGGTGCGCGACGGGGTGGCCGGGCCGCGCGTGACCCGGGCCGTCCTCGCCGTCGACGCCGGGCTCGCGGTCAACCCGCGCGGTCTGGAGGCCCAGATGATGGGCTGCGTCATGGACGGCATCGCCCTCGCCCTCACCTCCAGCCTCCACCTGCGCGACGGGTACTTCCTGGAGGCCAGCTGGGACAACTACTTCTACACCCGGCAGTGGAACACACCGCCCGAGCTGGACATCGTCGTCATGCCGCCCAGCACCGGGAAACCCGGCGGCGCGGGAGAGCTGGGGGTCGCCGCGTCGATGGCCGCCGTCGCCTGCGCCCACGGCCGGGCCACCGGGACCATGCCGACGGTGTTCCCCATCAACCACGGCACGCTGTCGTTCGAGCCGAAGCCCACCGTCCCGCCCGTCCCCGCGTCCCCCGTCGACGGCCTGGACCACGTCCGCTGACCCTCCTGGAGAACCCGTGCCCGAGCACACCTTCCGCCTCAACGGCGAACAGGTCACCGTCGACGTCGACGACGACGAGCGGCTGCTGTGGGTGCTGCGCGACGTCCTCGGCGTCACCGGCCCCAAGTACGGCTGCGGCATCAACGTCTGCAAGGCGTGCACCAGCCACCTCAACGGCCGGGCCGTCAACCCGTGCGCGGTCCCGGTCGGCGACCTGCGGCCCACCGACGAGGTGACCACCATCGAGGGGCTGCCGGCCACCGTCGGGGCGGAGCTGCACCCGATGCAGCAGGCGTGGATCGACCGGGACGTGGCCCAGTGCGGCTACTGCCAGCCCGGCCAGATCATGGCCGCGGTGGCCCTGGTGCGCCGGGTCGCCGAGGAGGGCCGCGAGATCACCGACGCCGACCTCGACGGCCTGCGCAACATCTGTCGCTGCGGCACCTACGTCCGCATCCGCGAGGCGATCAGGGCCGGGGCCGCCCGCATGTGAGCCGGGCGGGGGTGGTGCGGGCGGGGCGGCGGGGGAGGCGCCGCCCCGCGCCGGTCATCGTCCGATGACGGCCGGGGTGCCGCCGTCCTCGGTGCCCCACACGTCGGCGTCCTCCTCCAGGTAGTCGGCGGAGGTGGTGGCGTTGCGGCGCGGCTCCGCCTCCTCCTCCTGCGAGTCGCCGCCGGTCGTCGACACCCGGGAGGCCGGCGACAGGAAGGTGTCGCTGTCCTCCTGGCGGTGCCAGGGGTTGCGCCGCCTGCGGTTGCGGCGCTCGCTCTCCTCCGCGGCGTCGACCAGGACGGCGCGCACCCGCTCGCCGTTGCCCCGCTCGCCGCCCGCGCCGGCCCCCATACCGCCCATGCCGCCCATGGGCATGCCGGGTGAGCCGGGCATGCCGGGCGCGCCGGGGGCGCCGGCCACCGGGGCGAGCGGCGCGCCCGTGCCCGGGGTGGAGGCGCTGTCGGAGAGCGGGGCGACCCCGCCGGCTCCCAGGCCGTCCGGGGAGGAGCCCGACCCGGTGAGTCCGCCGCCGATGCCCGCGCTGCCCGCACCGCTCCCGCCGCCCACGCTGCCGGAGCCGAGACCCAGTTCGGACGCCGACACCTGCTGGGAGGTGATGCCGTCGCCGCCTCCGCCGCCGCCCGTGCCGAGGCCGTCGAGCAGGCCGGAGCTGTCGAGGCTGCCGAGCGAGCCGAGGCCGGAGGTGTCGGGACCGGAGGTGTTGAGGTCGTTCAGGTCCACCCGTTCGGTGTTGCCCTGCGGGTCGGTGACGGTGGCGATGCCGGTGTCCGGGTCGATCACCTGGGTGCTGCCGTCCGGGAAGGTGGTGGTCAGCATGCCGTTGTCCAGGACGGTGGTGGAGCCGTCCGGGTTGGTGACCTTCGCCCCGTGGGTGAGGTCGGTGGTCGTGGTCTCGCCGTTGGCGTCGGTGGTGGTCAGCGTCCCGTTCTCCGGGTCGAACGACGCCTTGCTGCCGTCCTCGAACAGCGTGGAGAAGTCGCCGTCGTCGAGCATCGTGCGGGCGCCGGTCGGTGTCTCCAGGCCGGACCGGTCGGCGTTGAAGCCGCCGAGGTCGCCCAGGTCGCCGATGGTCTCGGTGATCACGTCGTCGTTGATGCCCCCGAGGTCGCCCAGGTCGCCGAGACCGCCGTTGAGGTTGCCCAGGTTGCCCAGGTTCTCGGTGGTGACCTTGCCGTCCGGGTCGGTGGTGGTGGCCTGCCCGGTCGAGGGGTCGACGGTCTGCGTGGAGCCGTCGGGGAACGTCGTGGTCAGCTTCCCGTCGTCGCCCAGGGACGTCACCGAACCGTCCGGGTTGGTCACCTTCGCCCCGTCGCCCAGGTCGGCGGTGGTGACCGAACCGTCCGGGTGCGTCGTCGTCATCACTCCGCTGTCCGGGTCGAACGTCGTGCTGCCGCCGTCGGGGAAGTCCGTCGTCAGACCGCCGCCGCTGGTCAGCTCCGTGCTGCCGCCGGTCGGCGTGTCCAGCACCCCGTCCCCGCCGAGGCTGCCGTTGAGGTTGCCCAGGTTGCCGAGGCTCTCGGTGGTGACCTTGCCGTCCGGGTCGGTGGTGGTGGCCTGCCCGGTCGAGGGGTCGACCGTCTGCGTGGAGCCGTCCGGGAACGTCGTCGTCAGCTTCCCGTCGTCGCCCAGGGACGTCACCGAACCGTCGGCGTTCGTCACCGTGGCCCCGTCGCCCAGGTCGGCGGTGGTGACCGAACCGTCCGGGTGCGTCGTCGTCATCAGCCCGCTGTCCGGGTCGAACGTCGTACTGCTGCCGTCGGGGAAGTCCGTCGTCAGACCGCCGCCGCTGGTCAGCTCCGTGCTGCCGCCCGTCGGCGTGTCCAGCACCCCGTCCCCGCCGAGGCTGCCGTTGAGGTTGCCCAGGTTGCCCAGGTCGGTCGTGGTGGTGGAACCGTCGGGATCGGTGGTGGTGGCCTGGCCGGTCGAGGGGTCGACCGTCTGCGTGGTGCCGTCCGGGAAGGTGGTCGTCAGCTTCCCGTCGTCGCCCAGGGAGGTCACCGAACCGTCCGGGTTGGTCACCTTCAGGCCGTCGCCCAGGTTTTGCGTGGTGACGGAGCCGTCCGGGTGGGTGGTCGTGAGGACCCCGCTGTCCGGGTCGAAGGAGGTGCTGCTGCCGTCCGGGAAGTCGGTGGTGAGCTGGCCCCCGTCGAGCTGGGTGCTGCCGCCGGTCGGGGTCTTCAGACCGCTGCCGCCGGTGCCGTTGTTGAGGCCGCCGAGGTTGCCGAGGCTCTGTGTGACCGCGTCGTTCGCGGAGTTGTTCGTCCCGCCCGGGCCGCCGCCCAGGGCACCGAGACCGCCGAGGGTCTGGGTCAGCGGCGCACCGTCGCCCGTGACCGCCTGCCGGTCGTCGCCGCTCTGGCCGTTCACGTCACCGAGGTCGCCGAGGCTCTCGGTGGTCACGGCGTTGTTCTGGTTCAGCAGGTCGTCGAGGTTGCCGAGCGACTGCTCGTTGACCGCG is a window from the Streptomyces capillispiralis genome containing:
- a CDS encoding (2Fe-2S)-binding protein, yielding MPEHTFRLNGEQVTVDVDDDERLLWVLRDVLGVTGPKYGCGINVCKACTSHLNGRAVNPCAVPVGDLRPTDEVTTIEGLPATVGAELHPMQQAWIDRDVAQCGYCQPGQIMAAVALVRRVAEEGREITDADLDGLRNICRCGTYVRIREAIRAGAARM
- a CDS encoding AAWKG family protein (Members of this family are unrelated to eukaryotic Tcp10, although some members contain a repetitive region similar to a C-terminal repeat region of Tcp10.): MADRYDPNSGTNLDKFDNAGDPSSDTWATLVTHITGYPVPDRSTIFDTLRSDHGGKLFRMDIKERSLGLLVKDSGFLQNKGEDYDIWFFDGGKKRSIMQARIVFEGRVKAGDEVLFADINADRVEDAQVREGNEFTDYNKDKMSTIPLARYMNGPRTALLELLGGGTQNARFSNLGVGGSDVVDLNSFNTTGESFDFAAKFFKDHATVLKDWEDRFGRDDASWKGEAAEVFRSLLKKVRENYDAYVETFNSEVTGGGTGQTVYSRALSMGRQYLEESARKLLEAWMTWAKSPYYDPHRVLRYVLDDLAQWVDTDNVARTEITSTTTRYGTTVRHSPQVGFSQTHPEYGDLTDIANWAKVGDKAVKIWSQGVDEYLGKPAAQVQSDLNNHFLDLSKDFTENVPKPKSTGTASEEYEERKLEEEKEEIDRQNEENRKYQDELREEQERQREEDRKYQEELREEQRQQREEDKKYQDELREEANQQREEDKKYQDELREEANQQKEEEQKLQDELRNEANQQREEDKQYQDELREEQNQQREEDKKYQDELREEQRREQEEAKREAEEQARAMEESLGGINDPNAVNEQSLGNLDDLLNQNNAVTTESLGDLGDVNGQSGDDRQAVTGDGAPLTQTLGGLGALGGGPGGTNNSANDAVTQSLGNLGGLNNGTGGSGLKTPTGGSTQLDGGQLTTDFPDGSSTSFDPDSGVLTTTHPDGSVTTQNLGDGLKVTNPDGSVTSLGDDGKLTTTFPDGTTQTVDPSTGQATTTDPDGSTTTTDLGNLGNLNGSLGGDGVLDTPTGGSTELTSGGGLTTDFPDGSSTTFDPDSGLMTTTHPDGSVTTADLGDGATVTNADGSVTSLGDDGKLTTTFPDGSTQTVDPSTGQATTTDPDGKVTTESLGNLGNLNGSLGGDGVLDTPTGGSTELTSGGGLTTDFPDGGSTTFDPDSGVMTTTHPDGSVTTADLGDGAKVTNPDGSVTSLGDDGKLTTTFPDGSTQTVDPSTGQATTTDPDGKVTTENLGNLGNLNGGLGDLGDLGGINDDVITETIGDLGDLGGFNADRSGLETPTGARTMLDDGDFSTLFEDGSKASFDPENGTLTTTDANGETTTTDLTHGAKVTNPDGSTTVLDNGMLTTTFPDGSTQVIDPDTGIATVTDPQGNTERVDLNDLNTSGPDTSGLGSLGSLDSSGLLDGLGTGGGGGGDGITSQQVSASELGLGSGSVGGGSGAGSAGIGGGLTGSGSSPDGLGAGGVAPLSDSASTPGTGAPLAPVAGAPGAPGMPGSPGMPMGGMGGMGAGAGGERGNGERVRAVLVDAAEESERRNRRRRNPWHRQEDSDTFLSPASRVSTTGGDSQEEEAEPRRNATTSADYLEEDADVWGTEDGGTPAVIGR
- a CDS encoding molybdopterin cofactor-binding domain-containing protein, with the protein product MTTSRSDGTTGPPPAGAGGQEEPRTLGRRRFLGYVLAAPTLTAAAELGPATGAHAAVPAADGPASGIPSPEITELVDLNDVMTAAALPTSGLITVEVNQDGTVSFALPRAEVGQGITTSTAMLIAEELSVPVDRVRVTLADARPELLFNQLTGGSNTTFSTYTPIRVAAAVARGRLLRAAAAAWGTDVTGLALKDGTVTGPGGRSAGIGALSARAASTRTRQVAVDLKPREEFTVIGRPHTRVDALAAVTGRKTFTMDLKVPGALPTMVCRPPTINGRVGSVANLDEVRGMPGVTDVVVISTGVAVRARTFGRCVDAVRALRVDWRPGTAAGKSDASVLRTLRAAEIPLGPPPLTPHVEGSFTFHFRSNSALEPNCAIADVRPDRAEVWASLKAPIVAKEAIAARLGLPLNAVTVHVTEGGGSFGRKLFHDAALEAVEVSRRTGKPVKLMWHRADDSRQGRTHPMAVSRARIAYLGDTVLGYRQRHTSVATDLGHGLGEIFTALAARLPVGDIGFSETFFQLSQSMPYDFGVHSRLLSETDKSFNTGSMRNVYSPDVTCARELLVDRVAERMGRDPYRFRHDFLRDDRARAALDKVAEVGQWGRTMPEGTAQGIAFHSEYHSVSAVLVEIDCRPETVNRPVRDGVAGPRVTRAVLAVDAGLAVNPRGLEAQMMGCVMDGIALALTSSLHLRDGYFLEASWDNYFYTRQWNTPPELDIVVMPPSTGKPGGAGELGVAASMAAVACAHGRATGTMPTVFPINHGTLSFEPKPTVPPVPASPVDGLDHVR
- a CDS encoding oxygenase MpaB family protein, whose product is MDGLSRRRMLVTGGALGALGALGAASPARARSLWTWAPSGSVAGKGAGVDPDWVWDEEADPVLAAVIERGDVAKANEALRKWTRNDQPLPDGLPGDLRDFMEHARRLPSWTDRDKLAAAARFTKKKGIYTGALYGLGSGLMSTAIPREARAVYYSKGGADMKDRIAKTARLGYDVGDLDAYQPQGGMIVTAVKTRLVHAAVRHLLPQSPGWSATSGGQTIPISQADVMVTWHSLATFVMHKIKDWGIPVSTAESDGYLHVWQVTAHMLGVLDEYIPNSWDEANAQSRQVLDPILASTPEGDKLTELLLDIVAELDAGLTRPLINAFSRYTLGNRTGDLIGLDREPFWQPLISAAWPLLVAFREGLIPLPLVPEAAWTVEEAIRRFVLLFLSEGRGIHLEIPETNRPS